The genomic DNA CCACCACCGAGGCCGCCCACGTCACGCAGGACGATCTGGGCAACACCTATTCACTCGCCGTCGCTTAGCCTCGCTAGCCATTCCCAAACCCTCGCCGGTGCGTTACAAACGACAGACGGGTGTTCCTGTCGCGGCGGGTTGAACTGAAGGAGGCCGCATGGCTTGGGATTTCGAAACCGATCCGGAGTTCCAGGAACTCCTCGATTGGGCCGACGCCTTCGTGCGCGAGGAGGTCGAGCCGCTCGACCTGATCTGGCCGCACCTGCAGTACGTTGCGCTCGACGAGACCCGGCGCCGGGTCGTCGACCCGCTCAAGGAGCAGGTGCGTGCAAAAGGCTTGTGGGCCACGCATCTCGGCCCCGAACTCGGTGGGCAGGGCTACGGGCAGCTGAAGCTGGCGCTGCTCAACGAAATCTTGGGCCGGTCGCAGTGGGCGCCCATCATCTTCGGCTGTCAGGCGCCCGATACCGGCAACGCCGAGATCATCGCGCATTACGGCACCCCGGAGCAGAAGGAGCAGTACCTGCGGCCGCTGCTCAACGGAGAGGTCTTCTCCTGCTACTCGATGACCGAGCCGCAAGGCGGCGCCGACCCCACGCAGTTCACCACCTCCGCCGTGCGCGACGGCGACGACTGGGTCATCAACGGCTACAAGTTCTTCTCGTCCAACGCCTCGACATCCACGTTCCTGATCGTCATGGTCGTGACGAACCCCGACGTCAGTCCCTACCAGGGCATGTCGATGTTCCTGGTGCCGACCAACACCCCGGGCGTCAACATCATCCGCAACTCGGCGATCTACGGGGAATCCGACGGCCACGGCTCACACGCACTGATTCATTACGACAATGTGCGCGTACCGAATTCGGCCGTCCTCGGCGGCGAAGGCCAGGCGTTCGTCATCGCGCAGACGCGCCTGGGCGGCGGCCGGATCCACCACGCGATGCGCACCATCGGGCTCGCGCAGAGGGCGTTGGACATGATGTGTGAGCGCGCACTGTCGCGGCACACGGCCGGCAGCCTGCTGGCCGACAAGCAGGCCGTGCAGGGCTTCATCGCCGACTCGTGGGCGCAGCTGCAGCAGTTCCGGCTGCTCGTGCTGCACACCGCGTGGAAGATCGACAAGTACAACGACTACAAGAAGGTCCGCAAGGACATCGCCGCCGTCAAGGTCGTCATGCCGACGGTGCTGCACGACATCGCCTGGCGCGCAATGCAAGTACACGGCGCGCTCGGCGTCACCAACGAGGTGCCGTTCCTCGGCATGGTCGCCGGCGCCGCCGTGATGGGGCTGGCCGACGGACCGACCGAGGTCCACAAGGTCACCGTCGCCAAGCAGGTGCTGCGGGATTACACCGGCACCGACGAACTGTGGCCGACCGAGTGGCTGCCCGGCAAACGCGAAGCGGCGCAGGCGAAATACGCGGAGTACCTGGAGCTGGAAGTGGGGAACCTGTAGGCGGCGGCTCTACCGCGCCAGCAACCGGGTCACGCCCCGCATCACCGCGCGGCTCGCGGCATGCTGCGCCTGCTCGACGACCGACGGGGCTGCCGGCGGGGCAACAGAACCCAGCCGCGGGAACAGCGCGAGCGCATTGGTGCGGTCGATCTCGCGGCGCCCGGCGTCGTCCAGTCCCCCGTATGTCTCGAGCCCGGCCGCGTACAGCTGGCTCACCTCGACCGGCGCGAACGGGAAGTCCGAACCGAACGTCACGTGCCCCGGCTTGGCGAAGGCCAGCAGCGACGGCAGCGCGGCCGCCGTGGACGACAGTGCGGTGTCGAAGTAGAAGCTCGCGAGGTCGTCGAGATGATCGGCCGGGCTGCCGCCGACGTCACTCGTGATGCCCATGGCCATCCGGTAGGACGCGTATGGGACGAAGCCACCGGCATGGCTCAGGATGAAGCGGATGTTGGGGTAGCGACGGCGAATGCCGTTGCGTACCAGTAGATACGCTGCGCGGCTGGTGTCGAGCAGGAAGTCTGCGGCGAACGGCAGCACGCCGTCGATGACGGGGCCGGGCAACTCGGCCGGGTGGATGAACACCACGGCCGAGCGCTTG from Mycolicibacterium phocaicum includes the following:
- a CDS encoding acyl-CoA dehydrogenase family protein, giving the protein MAWDFETDPEFQELLDWADAFVREEVEPLDLIWPHLQYVALDETRRRVVDPLKEQVRAKGLWATHLGPELGGQGYGQLKLALLNEILGRSQWAPIIFGCQAPDTGNAEIIAHYGTPEQKEQYLRPLLNGEVFSCYSMTEPQGGADPTQFTTSAVRDGDDWVINGYKFFSSNASTSTFLIVMVVTNPDVSPYQGMSMFLVPTNTPGVNIIRNSAIYGESDGHGSHALIHYDNVRVPNSAVLGGEGQAFVIAQTRLGGGRIHHAMRTIGLAQRALDMMCERALSRHTAGSLLADKQAVQGFIADSWAQLQQFRLLVLHTAWKIDKYNDYKKVRKDIAAVKVVMPTVLHDIAWRAMQVHGALGVTNEVPFLGMVAGAAVMGLADGPTEVHKVTVAKQVLRDYTGTDELWPTEWLPGKREAAQAKYAEYLELEVGNL
- a CDS encoding amidohydrolase family protein gives rise to the protein MNRIDTHHHMVPPDYRKALDKAGIADAGGRAMPDWTPEASLDTMAKLGVATAILSVSAPGTTMLPAAADAAALARDVNDYSAELVAAQPDRFGFFATLPMPHLDEAVTEAVRALDDLGADGVFLLANSAGTYVGAQGQDALFAELDKRSAVVFIHPAELPGPVIDGVLPFAADFLLDTSRAAYLLVRNGIRRRYPNIRFILSHAGGFVPYASYRMAMGITSDVGGSPADHLDDLASFYFDTALSSTAAALPSLLAFAKPGHVTFGSDFPFAPVEVSQLYAAGLETYGGLDDAGRREIDRTNALALFPRLGSVAPPAAPSVVEQAQHAASRAVMRGVTRLLAR